A single region of the Mycobacterium lentiflavum genome encodes:
- the carB gene encoding carbamoyl-phosphate synthase large subunit — protein sequence MPRRTDLRHVLVIGSGPIVIGQACEFDYSGTQACRVLRAEGLQVSLVNSNPATIMTDPEYADHTYVEPITAAFVEKVIVQQAERGNKIDALLATLGGQTALNTAVALYENGALERHGVELIGADFDAIQRGEDRQMFKDIVAKVGGESARSRVCFTFAEVRETVEELGLPVVVRPSFTMGGLGSGMARSVEEVDRMAGAGLAASPSANVLIEESIYGWKEFELELMRDGNDNVVVVCSIENLDPMGVHTGDSVTVAPAMTLTDREYQRMRDLGIAILREVGVDTGGCNIQFAINPTDGRLIVIEMNPRVSRSSALASKATGFPIAKIAAKLAIGYTLDEIVNDITKETPACFEPTLDYVVVKAPRFAFEKFPGADPTLTTTMKSVGEAMSLGRNFVEALGKVMRSLETDRAGFWTKPDEQGDVEEVLTRLQTPTEGRLYDIELALRLGASVERVADAGGVDPWFVAQIGELVALRAELAAAPVLDSDLLRRAKHSGLSDRQIAALRPELAGENGVRSLRERLGIHPVYKTVDTCAAEFEAKTPYHYSSYELDPAAETEVVPQTEKPKVLILGSGPNRIGQGIEFDYSCVHAATTLSQAGFETVMVNCNPETVSTDYDTADRLYFEPLTFEDVLEVFRAEAESASGGPGVVGVIVQLGGQTPLGLAQRLADAGVPIVGTPPEAIDLAEDRGAFGDVLSAAGLPAPKYGTATTFAQARRIADEIGYPVLVRPSYVLGGRGMEIVYDEETLKSYITRATQLSPEHPVLVDRFLEDAVEIDVDALCDGSEVYIGGIMEHIEEAGIHSGDSACALPPVTLGRSDVEKVRRATEAIAHGIGVVGLLNVQYALKDDVLYVLEANPRASRTVPFVSKATAIPLAKACARIMLGTTISALREEGILAATGDGANAAQDAPIAVKEAVLPFHRFRRDDGSAIDSLLGPEMKSTGEVMGIDRDFGTAFAKSQTAAYGSLPAEGTVFVSVANRDKRSLVFPVKRLADLGFRVLATEGTAEMLRRNGIPCDEVRKHFEPPQPGRPAMSAVDAIRAGEVDMVINTPYGNSGPRIDGYEIRSVAVSVNIPCVTTVQGASAAVQGIEAGIRGDIGVRSLQELHSAISPLGPTEKQAR from the coding sequence TTCGACTACTCGGGCACCCAGGCGTGCCGGGTGCTGCGGGCCGAGGGCCTGCAAGTCAGCCTGGTGAACTCCAACCCGGCCACGATCATGACCGACCCCGAATACGCCGACCACACTTACGTCGAACCCATCACCGCCGCCTTCGTGGAGAAGGTGATCGTCCAGCAGGCCGAGCGCGGCAACAAGATCGATGCCCTGCTGGCGACCCTGGGCGGGCAGACCGCGCTCAACACCGCGGTCGCGCTGTACGAGAACGGGGCGCTGGAGCGCCACGGCGTCGAGCTGATCGGTGCCGACTTCGACGCCATCCAGCGCGGCGAGGACCGGCAGATGTTCAAGGACATCGTCGCCAAGGTCGGCGGTGAATCCGCGCGCAGCCGAGTGTGTTTCACTTTTGCCGAGGTCCGGGAGACGGTCGAAGAGCTCGGTCTGCCGGTCGTCGTGCGACCCAGCTTCACGATGGGCGGCCTGGGTTCGGGCATGGCGCGCTCGGTCGAGGAGGTCGACCGGATGGCCGGGGCCGGGCTGGCCGCCAGTCCCAGCGCCAATGTGCTGATCGAGGAATCGATCTATGGCTGGAAGGAATTCGAGCTCGAGCTGATGCGCGACGGCAACGACAACGTCGTGGTGGTGTGCTCGATCGAGAACCTCGACCCGATGGGCGTGCACACCGGCGACTCGGTGACCGTCGCGCCGGCCATGACGCTGACCGACCGGGAATACCAGCGGATGCGCGACCTGGGCATCGCGATCCTGCGGGAGGTCGGCGTCGACACCGGCGGTTGCAACATCCAATTCGCGATCAACCCGACCGACGGCCGGCTGATCGTCATCGAGATGAACCCGCGGGTATCCCGTTCCAGCGCACTGGCTTCCAAGGCCACCGGCTTCCCGATCGCCAAGATCGCCGCCAAGCTGGCCATCGGCTACACCCTCGACGAGATCGTCAACGACATCACCAAGGAAACCCCGGCCTGCTTCGAGCCCACTCTGGACTACGTCGTGGTCAAGGCACCGCGGTTCGCCTTCGAGAAGTTCCCCGGGGCCGATCCCACCCTGACCACCACGATGAAATCCGTCGGCGAGGCGATGTCGTTGGGCCGCAACTTCGTCGAGGCGCTCGGCAAGGTGATGCGCTCGCTGGAAACCGACCGCGCCGGCTTCTGGACGAAGCCCGACGAGCAGGGCGACGTCGAAGAGGTGCTGACGCGGCTGCAGACGCCGACCGAAGGCCGGCTGTATGACATCGAGCTGGCGTTGCGGCTGGGCGCTTCGGTGGAGCGGGTCGCCGACGCCGGCGGGGTAGACCCGTGGTTCGTCGCGCAGATCGGCGAGTTGGTGGCGCTGCGCGCGGAGCTGGCCGCCGCCCCGGTGCTCGACTCCGATCTGCTGCGCCGCGCCAAGCACAGCGGATTGTCGGACCGCCAGATCGCCGCCCTGCGGCCGGAACTGGCCGGGGAGAACGGCGTGCGCTCGCTGCGTGAGCGCCTCGGCATCCACCCCGTGTACAAGACGGTGGACACCTGCGCGGCCGAGTTCGAGGCCAAGACTCCTTACCACTACAGCAGCTACGAACTCGACCCCGCCGCCGAGACCGAGGTCGTCCCGCAGACCGAGAAGCCCAAGGTACTGATCCTCGGCTCGGGGCCGAACCGGATCGGGCAGGGCATCGAATTCGACTACAGCTGCGTGCACGCGGCAACCACGTTGAGCCAGGCCGGTTTTGAAACCGTCATGGTCAACTGCAACCCCGAGACGGTGTCCACCGACTACGACACTGCCGACCGGCTCTACTTCGAGCCGCTGACCTTCGAGGATGTCCTCGAGGTGTTTCGCGCCGAAGCGGAGTCGGCCAGCGGGGGTCCGGGCGTGGTGGGCGTCATCGTGCAACTCGGCGGTCAGACCCCGCTGGGACTGGCCCAGCGGCTCGCCGATGCCGGTGTTCCGATCGTCGGCACCCCGCCGGAGGCCATCGACCTGGCCGAGGACCGCGGCGCCTTCGGTGACGTGCTGAGCGCGGCGGGACTGCCGGCCCCCAAGTACGGCACCGCAACGACTTTCGCGCAGGCCCGCCGGATCGCCGACGAGATCGGCTACCCGGTGTTGGTGCGACCGTCCTACGTGCTGGGCGGGCGCGGCATGGAGATCGTCTATGACGAGGAGACGCTGAAGAGCTACATCACCCGCGCCACCCAGTTGTCTCCCGAGCACCCGGTGCTCGTCGACCGCTTCCTCGAGGACGCGGTCGAAATCGACGTCGACGCACTGTGTGACGGCTCCGAGGTGTACATCGGCGGCATCATGGAACACATCGAGGAGGCCGGAATTCACTCCGGCGACTCGGCTTGCGCGCTGCCGCCGGTCACGCTGGGCCGCAGCGACGTCGAAAAGGTCCGCCGGGCGACCGAGGCGATTGCGCACGGGATCGGGGTGGTCGGGCTGCTCAACGTGCAGTACGCGCTCAAGGACGATGTGCTCTACGTCCTGGAGGCCAACCCGCGCGCCAGCCGCACCGTGCCGTTCGTGTCGAAGGCCACCGCGATCCCGCTGGCGAAGGCGTGTGCCCGGATTATGTTGGGCACCACCATCTCTGCGCTTCGCGAGGAAGGCATACTGGCGGCGACCGGAGACGGGGCCAACGCGGCCCAGGACGCTCCGATCGCGGTCAAGGAGGCGGTGTTGCCCTTCCATCGGTTCCGTCGCGACGACGGGTCGGCCATCGATTCGCTGCTGGGCCCCGAGATGAAATCCACCGGCGAGGTGATGGGCATCGACCGGGACTTCGGCACCGCCTTCGCCAAGAGCCAGACCGCCGCGTACGGATCGCTGCCGGCCGAAGGCACGGTGTTCGTGTCGGTCGCCAACCGCGACAAGCGATCGCTGGTGTTTCCCGTCAAGCGCCTGGCCGACCTCGGCTTCCGGGTACTGGCTACCGAGGGCACCGCGGAGATGTTGCGTCGCAACGGAATTCCCTGCGACGAGGTGCGCAAGCACTTCGAGCCACCGCAGCCCGGGCGCCCCGCGATGTCGGCGGTCGACGCGATCAGGGCGGGGGAGGTCGACATGGTGATCAACACGCCCTACGGGAACTCTGGTCCACGCATCGACGGATACGAAATCCGTTCCGTCGCGGTGTCGGTCAATATTCCCTGCGTGACGACCGTGCAGGGCGCATCGGCCGCCGTGCAGGGCATCGAGGCCGGTAT